In a genomic window of Aggregatimonas sangjinii:
- a CDS encoding SusC/RagA family TonB-linked outer membrane protein, with amino-acid sequence MILTLGAFAQGETVTGTITASDGSVLPGANVIEKGTTNGVVADFDGNYSITLQGSSGTLVFSYIGFSALERRVDGQTNIDVTLKEDAQNLDEVVVVGYGSQKKTDITGSVSSVDSEDLEKAIFNNVDQLLQGRSAGVQVTSSSGEPGAPASIRIRGNNSISGSNAPLFVVDGIPITGTPDFNPQEIESLEVLKDASATAIYGSRGANGVILVTTKRGKSGKTEISFTQNNTFSNVIQTYDVLNGQDYAEFRNEANADLGRPEPFENPSQFAGQGFNWQDEILRTGIRSDYGLSISGGAENIKYFVSANLLDDKGIVLGSKFKRGSLRANMDISALNDDLTIKVSINGTQSQNFRAITATRGFPASAGPIFNALTSEPIVPDLRFSGFTGEGNQFYNPYLEVTEKDDRQFSTNLLASTEATLKLNDNLSYTFNGGINYTFNNRDIYTPSNVGAGINVNGLANTSNGRGFDYIVSNYLTYKKIFNDIHDFTGTAGFEYSEFNDYGSSGSVNDFAIEILGFDNIGIGTGDANVGSNRTQSILQSGFFRLNYSYKNKYLLTATMRADGSSRFAANEKWGYFPSAAIGWRISEENFLKDNNTLSNFKLRASLGETGSQSIAPYQSLARYGTAVYGIGNTASLSFIPQSVANPNLKWETTRQLDIGADIGFFNNRLEFIFDYFKKETIDLLQSIQIPSQSGFGGALVNFGSIENKGIELAINAYPIQSANFSWSTGINYTSYKTKVIELGGDEEIFGPGLGQNVFGNGHIYRPGDEYGLFYGLRAIGLIQESDFDAEGNATFPVRNNDTRLGHWKFEDISGPEGVPDGIINNEDRTVIGNPNPDFLFGWNNDFTYKNLSLNVFIQGSIGNDVYNTIGTVISSGFNNNEAYKNQSVDWYENRWTPENPTNDIRYPSINSNSPPVANYMVEDASYIRLKNISLRYNVPTEDLFFSNIQFFLTGTNLLTITDYTGFDPEVSSLGANTLSPGVDLGTYPRQKAYTLGINLKF; translated from the coding sequence ATGATCCTTACCCTTGGAGCTTTCGCACAAGGGGAAACCGTGACGGGAACGATTACGGCATCCGACGGCTCGGTATTGCCGGGTGCCAACGTAATCGAAAAAGGAACGACCAACGGAGTTGTTGCTGATTTTGACGGCAACTATTCCATTACCCTTCAAGGCAGTTCCGGTACGCTAGTTTTCTCTTATATCGGATTTAGTGCACTTGAACGACGCGTCGACGGCCAAACCAACATCGATGTAACGTTAAAAGAAGACGCACAAAATCTTGACGAGGTCGTTGTCGTCGGGTATGGTTCCCAAAAGAAAACCGATATTACCGGGTCGGTCAGTTCGGTAGACAGTGAAGATCTGGAAAAAGCGATTTTCAACAATGTAGATCAACTCTTGCAAGGGCGGAGCGCAGGTGTTCAAGTAACTTCCTCCTCCGGTGAGCCGGGAGCGCCCGCATCCATTCGAATTCGAGGGAACAATTCCATATCAGGCAGCAATGCACCCTTATTCGTAGTTGACGGAATTCCGATTACCGGCACACCAGATTTTAATCCTCAGGAAATAGAGAGTCTAGAAGTACTTAAAGATGCCTCTGCAACTGCAATCTACGGCTCTAGGGGTGCAAATGGTGTAATTTTGGTAACTACCAAACGAGGCAAATCCGGTAAGACGGAAATCTCATTCACCCAAAACAATACCTTTTCCAATGTTATACAGACGTATGATGTGTTGAACGGACAGGATTATGCAGAATTTAGAAATGAGGCTAATGCCGATCTCGGTCGTCCGGAGCCTTTTGAGAATCCTTCTCAATTTGCGGGACAGGGATTTAATTGGCAGGACGAAATTCTGCGAACTGGAATACGAAGCGATTACGGACTAAGTATTTCCGGAGGGGCAGAGAATATCAAGTATTTTGTTTCCGCCAACCTATTGGACGATAAGGGCATCGTGTTAGGCTCTAAATTCAAAAGGGGAAGTTTGCGGGCCAATATGGATATCAGTGCCTTGAATGATGATTTAACCATTAAAGTAAGCATCAATGGAACGCAAAGTCAAAATTTTAGGGCGATAACAGCGACAAGGGGTTTTCCCGCCTCGGCAGGCCCAATTTTCAATGCTTTGACTTCCGAGCCAATAGTACCTGATTTAAGATTTTCTGGATTTACAGGCGAAGGCAATCAATTCTACAATCCGTATTTGGAGGTAACCGAAAAGGATGACCGCCAATTTTCAACCAATTTATTGGCCAGTACGGAAGCTACCTTGAAATTGAACGATAATCTCTCGTATACCTTTAACGGTGGTATCAATTATACCTTTAACAATAGGGATATTTATACGCCCTCCAATGTTGGAGCAGGTATAAATGTGAATGGCTTGGCCAATACTTCAAATGGTCGGGGATTCGATTATATCGTAAGTAACTATCTTACATACAAAAAGATTTTTAACGACATCCACGATTTTACGGGTACGGCAGGTTTTGAGTACAGCGAGTTCAATGATTACGGTTCCAGCGGCTCCGTGAATGATTTTGCAATCGAAATTCTAGGTTTTGACAATATCGGAATTGGTACGGGAGATGCAAACGTAGGTTCCAATAGAACGCAGAGCATATTACAATCTGGATTCTTTAGATTAAATTATTCTTATAAGAACAAGTATTTATTAACTGCCACGATGAGAGCCGATGGCTCCTCGCGTTTTGCCGCTAATGAAAAGTGGGGGTATTTCCCCTCGGCTGCCATCGGCTGGAGAATTTCCGAGGAGAATTTCCTGAAGGATAACAATACCTTATCCAATTTTAAATTACGCGCATCCTTGGGTGAAACAGGTAGTCAGTCGATTGCCCCATATCAGTCCTTGGCACGATACGGAACAGCTGTTTACGGAATTGGGAATACGGCAAGTTTAAGTTTTATTCCTCAAAGTGTGGCCAATCCGAACTTGAAATGGGAGACCACCAGACAGTTGGACATCGGAGCGGATATCGGTTTCTTTAATAATCGACTGGAGTTTATTTTCGATTATTTCAAAAAAGAGACCATCGACTTGCTGCAGTCTATCCAGATACCAAGTCAATCCGGCTTCGGCGGAGCACTCGTCAATTTTGGAAGTATCGAGAACAAAGGCATAGAATTGGCAATAAATGCATACCCCATTCAATCGGCTAATTTTAGCTGGAGCACGGGTATCAACTATACCTCTTACAAAACAAAGGTTATCGAATTGGGTGGCGATGAAGAAATATTCGGCCCAGGTCTTGGTCAGAATGTCTTCGGAAATGGTCATATTTATAGGCCAGGCGACGAATATGGTTTATTCTATGGACTTAGGGCCATTGGTCTGATTCAAGAAAGCGATTTTGATGCAGAGGGAAATGCCACTTTTCCGGTCAGAAACAACGATACCCGTTTAGGACATTGGAAATTCGAGGATATCAGTGGCCCTGAGGGCGTTCCCGACGGCATTATCAACAATGAGGATAGAACCGTAATCGGAAATCCAAATCCTGATTTTCTTTTCGGGTGGAATAATGATTTCACGTATAAGAATCTTTCCTTGAATGTATTTATTCAGGGATCTATCGGCAACGATGTTTATAATACTATCGGAACGGTCATCAGTTCGGGTTTCAATAACAATGAGGCTTATAAAAATCAGTCCGTCGATTGGTACGAGAACAGGTGGACACCTGAGAACCCTACCAATGATATTCGTTACCCCTCAATAAACAGCAATTCGCCCCCGGTTGCAAATTACATGGTCGAAGATGCTAGCTATATTCGTTTGAAGAATATATCGCTTAGATATAATGTGCCCACTGAGGACCTGTTCTTTTCGAACATCCAGTTCTTTTTAACTGGCACAAACTTATTGACCATTACGGATTATACGGGCTTTGACCCTGAAGTAAGTTCGCTAGGCGCCAATACTTTATCTCCAGGAGTCGATTTGGGGACATATCCGCGCCAAAAAGCTTATACATTAGGTATCAATCTTAAATTTTAA
- a CDS encoding sulfatase has protein sequence MSLVYRIQQKQPWLHNLIFFGVCTFLLAICPHTLQSQEEKQMNVIFILADDLGWSDTSLYGTTDFYETPNIERLAARGMTFTRAYAASPLCSPTRASILTGQTPARNGVTAPQAHLPEVRLIASINDKAAPNNKVIIPNSATRLNTSLPTLGKLIKEKGYATAHFGKWHLGLPPYTPLEHGFDVDLPHWQGPGPAGSFVAPWKYPDFKANYAKEHIEDRMAEEAVSWLREQDKNKPFFMNYWQFSVHAPFDAKESLIKYYRTKTNLKDLQHSPTYAAMVHSMDDAVGSLLDEIDRLGMTDNTIIIFFSDNGGNMYDGIVETLPNGEEFLTSPTSNTPLRGGKATMFEGGVRVPCIVVWPGLTEPGARSDALIQSTDFYPTLMKQLNLETPENHVIDGVDITEALQGKALERAPIINYFPHQPPVPQWLPASVSVHDGDWKLIRLFNRGEDGAHDYRLYNLKWDIGEANNLATIYPDKVKELDLHITNHLTNAKTVVPVPNPKFDVSQYIPEEYGVRPGGLSHNPKIKLSKD, from the coding sequence ATGTCATTAGTATATCGAATACAGCAAAAACAGCCTTGGCTTCATAATTTGATTTTCTTTGGGGTATGCACGTTTTTACTGGCCATTTGTCCACATACCCTACAATCCCAAGAAGAAAAGCAGATGAACGTTATCTTTATCCTTGCCGATGATTTGGGGTGGAGCGACACGAGTCTCTACGGAACCACAGATTTTTACGAAACTCCGAATATCGAAAGACTAGCGGCCCGCGGTATGACCTTTACACGTGCCTACGCGGCCAGTCCGTTGTGCTCTCCGACGCGGGCCAGCATTCTAACTGGGCAAACGCCTGCCAGAAATGGTGTTACCGCACCGCAAGCGCATTTGCCGGAGGTTCGGTTAATTGCTTCTATCAACGATAAAGCAGCCCCTAACAACAAAGTGATCATTCCTAATTCTGCCACTAGGTTGAACACCAGCTTACCTACATTGGGAAAATTAATCAAGGAAAAAGGGTATGCAACCGCCCATTTTGGGAAATGGCACTTGGGTCTTCCGCCTTACACTCCATTGGAACACGGTTTTGATGTGGATCTCCCACATTGGCAAGGACCAGGACCTGCGGGTAGTTTTGTCGCACCTTGGAAATATCCTGATTTTAAGGCTAATTACGCCAAAGAACATATAGAAGATCGTATGGCGGAGGAAGCTGTTTCTTGGTTGCGCGAACAGGATAAAAACAAGCCTTTTTTTATGAATTACTGGCAATTTTCGGTACATGCCCCTTTTGATGCGAAGGAAAGTTTGATCAAGTACTACCGCACCAAGACCAATTTAAAGGATTTACAACATTCCCCAACCTATGCGGCTATGGTACATTCGATGGATGATGCGGTAGGTTCGTTACTGGATGAAATAGACCGGCTGGGCATGACGGACAATACGATAATTATTTTCTTTAGTGACAACGGCGGTAATATGTACGACGGTATTGTAGAAACGCTGCCCAACGGAGAAGAATTCCTCACTTCGCCCACCAGCAATACACCCTTGCGAGGGGGAAAGGCAACCATGTTCGAAGGTGGGGTCCGCGTTCCCTGTATCGTGGTTTGGCCCGGACTTACCGAACCAGGAGCAAGGTCGGATGCATTGATACAATCCACGGATTTTTATCCGACCTTAATGAAACAGCTGAATCTTGAAACGCCGGAGAACCATGTCATCGATGGGGTCGATATCACTGAAGCATTACAAGGTAAAGCACTTGAAAGAGCACCGATTATCAACTATTTTCCGCACCAACCGCCCGTACCGCAATGGCTGCCAGCATCTGTATCGGTTCACGATGGCGATTGGAAATTGATTCGCCTTTTTAACAGGGGCGAAGATGGAGCACATGATTACAGATTGTACAATCTGAAATGGGATATCGGGGAAGCGAACAACCTAGCAACGATATATCCTGATAAGGTGAAGGAATTGGACTTGCATATCACGAATCACCTCACTAACGCCAAAACCGTTGTTCCCGTTCCCAATCCGAAGTTTGATGTTTCGCAATATATTCCCGAGGAATATGGTGTTCGACCAGGCGGTTTATCGCATAATCCAAAAATAAAACTGTCGAAAGACTAG
- a CDS encoding alpha-L-rhamnosidase yields MNKPVLFLLIGLLFVSCDQKDLNENIVVESVTVNYLQNPLGLDDRQPSITWTMSSKGKNKRQSAYQIRVADTEIKLKENKNITWDSGKLSSSQNTQVRYDGPALKSGQQCYFQIKVWDENDTASDWSETHFWTIGLLAKEDWKADWISFKTTDSGVSDSLFLPAASYLRKPFSVSEKIKRATLYVTSLGVFEMSLNGQKIGEDLLTPGWTDYTKRIYYKTYDLSEGLQDGTNVLGSILGDGWYSGYVGPKELSNPRNRELYGLQPALFCQLEIEYESGKKESIVSDESWKGSEGPIFYADLLMGTGYNANLELTDWDKPTYSDTDWSNVQLHKGSQGILQAYPGNSIQVYDELEPVAITQPKEGTFIFDLGQNFAGHARLKVSGNKNDTIVMRFGERLHPDGTLMTENLRFARATDTYILKGGEMEEWEPKFTYHGFQYVEVTGLKTAPDTSTITGIAFGSSIPMNSSFTSSDPMLNRLYENVCWTQRSNFMEVPTDSPQRDERLGWLGDVQIFSKSALYNANLGAFNGKWFADVRDAQYDFGAYSTFAPRPYPELVWYSPGWMEAGVMVPYNTYKFYKDTKMIEKHYESMTRFMEYHIEKSSETDYFYPENSWTEVGPKGGFGDWLSMTEKHLAHDIMASMYYQYTLKIMAEMSEAIGKNTAAKRYRDIYNISVKNFIAHYINEERKFVIDETAYGDGKGYFEGEKGFTGHTQSAYATAIYFDLFPENLKQQAGGHLVQLIEANDYLPSSGILGIRQLLPALAAIGRSDLANRILLNKDYPSWGFQIENGATTIWERWNSYTPEKGFNGAMNAKMNSFNHYAFGAFSQYLFSEIAGIATEDAGFNTIKIQPHLGNHKLTHVAATYESINGPIKSSWSIKNDRFYLEVHIPVNTIAKIHIPNKNNGQIKENGKLVDQKSLKSSTIKKNYSVLIRGSGDYNFESNIETLKDPMK; encoded by the coding sequence ATGAACAAACCTGTACTATTTCTACTCATTGGATTATTATTCGTTTCATGCGATCAAAAAGATTTAAACGAAAATATCGTAGTCGAGAGCGTAACCGTTAACTATTTACAAAACCCTTTGGGTTTGGATGACCGGCAACCAAGCATCACCTGGACGATGTCTTCCAAAGGCAAGAACAAAAGGCAATCGGCGTACCAAATACGAGTCGCTGATACCGAAATCAAACTTAAGGAAAATAAGAACATTACCTGGGATAGCGGGAAATTGAGCTCCTCGCAAAATACGCAGGTACGCTACGACGGGCCTGCCTTAAAGTCTGGACAACAGTGCTATTTTCAAATCAAGGTCTGGGACGAAAACGATACCGCTTCAGACTGGAGCGAAACCCATTTCTGGACCATTGGACTGCTCGCTAAGGAAGACTGGAAAGCAGACTGGATTTCATTCAAGACAACCGATTCGGGAGTATCGGATTCCCTTTTCCTACCCGCTGCGTCGTACCTGCGAAAACCATTTTCCGTTTCCGAAAAAATAAAGCGCGCTACCTTATATGTTACTTCCCTTGGTGTGTTCGAAATGTCATTGAACGGGCAGAAGATAGGTGAAGACCTCCTCACGCCCGGTTGGACGGACTATACTAAACGCATATACTACAAAACATACGACCTCAGCGAGGGGCTTCAGGATGGCACCAATGTTCTAGGAAGTATTTTGGGCGATGGTTGGTATTCCGGTTATGTTGGCCCGAAGGAACTGTCGAATCCCCGAAATAGGGAATTGTACGGGCTGCAGCCAGCACTGTTCTGCCAATTGGAAATCGAGTACGAGAGCGGTAAAAAGGAATCGATCGTTTCCGATGAGAGTTGGAAAGGCTCCGAAGGGCCGATTTTTTATGCAGATCTACTTATGGGAACGGGCTACAATGCCAATTTGGAATTAACGGATTGGGACAAACCAACCTACAGCGACACGGATTGGAGCAATGTACAACTGCACAAAGGGTCACAGGGAATCCTGCAAGCCTATCCCGGAAACAGTATTCAAGTGTACGATGAGCTAGAACCCGTAGCCATTACCCAGCCTAAAGAAGGTACCTTTATTTTTGATCTTGGGCAAAATTTTGCCGGTCATGCAAGACTAAAGGTTTCGGGAAATAAAAACGACACCATCGTTATGCGGTTCGGTGAGCGTTTGCACCCAGACGGCACCTTGATGACCGAAAACCTGAGATTCGCTAGGGCGACCGATACCTACATCCTTAAGGGTGGGGAAATGGAGGAATGGGAACCCAAATTTACCTATCACGGATTTCAATACGTGGAAGTTACCGGTTTGAAAACCGCACCTGATACCAGTACCATCACGGGAATTGCATTCGGATCCTCGATACCGATGAATAGCTCCTTTACCTCTTCAGATCCCATGTTGAACCGTTTGTACGAGAACGTATGTTGGACACAGCGGTCCAATTTTATGGAAGTACCTACCGACAGCCCGCAACGCGATGAACGTCTGGGTTGGCTGGGGGACGTACAGATTTTTTCAAAGTCTGCCCTTTACAATGCCAATCTAGGCGCGTTTAACGGCAAGTGGTTTGCCGATGTGCGCGATGCACAGTACGATTTCGGGGCTTATTCGACCTTTGCTCCTCGGCCTTATCCTGAACTCGTTTGGTATTCTCCGGGGTGGATGGAAGCCGGTGTAATGGTACCTTACAATACCTATAAATTTTACAAGGATACCAAGATGATCGAAAAGCATTACGAGTCTATGACCCGTTTTATGGAGTATCATATCGAAAAGAGCAGTGAAACCGATTACTTCTATCCTGAAAATTCTTGGACCGAGGTCGGTCCCAAAGGTGGTTTTGGCGATTGGCTCTCCATGACCGAAAAACATCTTGCGCATGATATCATGGCATCAATGTATTACCAGTACACCCTTAAAATCATGGCGGAAATGAGCGAGGCAATCGGTAAAAACACAGCTGCAAAAAGGTATCGGGACATCTATAACATCTCGGTCAAAAACTTTATCGCACACTATATAAACGAAGAAAGGAAATTTGTTATCGATGAGACGGCCTATGGCGATGGCAAAGGCTATTTTGAGGGCGAAAAGGGGTTTACGGGTCATACGCAATCGGCTTATGCCACGGCGATTTACTTTGATCTATTTCCAGAAAATCTAAAGCAACAAGCCGGAGGACATTTGGTACAGCTCATTGAGGCCAATGACTATCTGCCTTCCTCTGGCATCTTGGGCATCCGACAATTGTTACCTGCTTTGGCAGCTATAGGCCGGTCTGATTTGGCCAATCGAATACTGCTGAACAAAGATTACCCGAGTTGGGGGTTTCAAATCGAAAACGGGGCGACCACCATTTGGGAACGATGGAACAGCTACACCCCGGAAAAAGGCTTCAATGGGGCCATGAACGCCAAAATGAACTCCTTCAACCACTATGCCTTCGGTGCTTTTTCACAGTACTTGTTCAGTGAAATAGCCGGGATAGCAACAGAGGATGCGGGTTTCAACACGATAAAAATCCAACCGCATCTTGGCAATCACAAATTAACGCATGTTGCAGCGACCTATGAATCAATAAACGGCCCTATAAAGTCATCTTGGTCTATAAAAAACGATAGGTTTTATTTAGAGGTGCACATTCCTGTAAACACGATCGCAAAAATCCATATTCCGAATAAAAATAATGGTCAAATTAAAGAAAATGGGAAACTGGTAGACCAAAAATCATTGAAATCTTCAACAATCAAAAAAAACTACAGTGTACTTATTAGAGGTTCAGGAGATTACAATTTTGAATCGAATATCGAAACCTTAAAAGACCCAATGAAATAA
- a CDS encoding RagB/SusD family nutrient uptake outer membrane protein, protein MKNCIKLIVLLVVFWGCEPLDEVPFSSLAVDNLYQDEADVDAALFGVYAALNNGNNDLWYFLYTSGPGESVVVRLKGDGNQGRASSLSFQAGDALGVWWPNFYRGINRANAVIANVSLAGLDAELEEQKIAEARFARAFFYFNLVKWFGGVPLQLEETTDFSDESIKKPRSSIEEVYTVIVEDLQYAETRLPDSWNAQNLGRATSGAAKGFLGKVYLNMAGKPLEMTGMYEQAADKLQEVVDSGAYALQDDFEQIFSIDNEFNSEIIFARPNIRETGSGTVLTFFAGVPNSPFANRNGQYQFGFTQNFYDSFDEDDLRRDATLLFTYTDAMGRSVTFNDPDNPPLPFGGYNDPKGIGFGKLKDGQNDVSPFAHENDLIFMRYADVLLMLAESLNESGDSAEALPYLNQVRDRAGLEDVDTTDQGELRDFIKQERKWELAGEYTEYPDLQRWGDIESSLENNEDAAVFGTVYSPTIELLPIPQSQIDANENLVQNPGY, encoded by the coding sequence ATGAAAAATTGTATAAAATTAATCGTACTCTTAGTAGTTTTTTGGGGCTGTGAGCCCTTGGATGAGGTACCTTTTTCATCACTTGCGGTAGATAACCTATATCAGGACGAAGCCGATGTAGACGCCGCCCTATTCGGGGTGTATGCAGCCTTGAACAATGGCAATAATGATTTATGGTACTTTCTATATACTTCCGGACCGGGCGAAAGTGTGGTCGTGCGCTTAAAAGGAGATGGAAATCAAGGCCGCGCCTCTTCACTCTCTTTTCAAGCTGGTGACGCCTTAGGTGTCTGGTGGCCCAATTTCTATCGCGGTATCAATCGGGCAAATGCGGTAATCGCTAATGTATCCCTCGCTGGCTTGGATGCGGAACTTGAAGAACAGAAAATAGCGGAAGCGCGATTTGCACGGGCCTTTTTCTATTTCAATTTGGTGAAATGGTTCGGTGGCGTACCCTTACAGTTAGAAGAGACAACCGACTTTTCCGATGAATCCATTAAAAAACCGAGAAGTAGTATCGAAGAAGTGTATACCGTAATTGTAGAGGATCTTCAATATGCGGAAACGAGATTACCGGATAGCTGGAACGCCCAAAACCTGGGTCGGGCCACTTCTGGCGCTGCAAAAGGTTTCTTAGGCAAAGTATATTTGAATATGGCCGGGAAACCATTGGAAATGACGGGAATGTACGAGCAGGCAGCAGACAAGCTACAGGAGGTCGTCGATTCTGGGGCATATGCCCTGCAGGACGATTTTGAGCAGATTTTTTCGATTGACAATGAGTTCAATTCGGAGATTATTTTTGCAAGACCCAATATCAGGGAAACAGGCAGCGGAACGGTATTGACCTTTTTTGCCGGGGTTCCCAATTCGCCTTTTGCCAATAGAAACGGCCAATACCAGTTCGGGTTTACCCAAAATTTTTACGATTCCTTTGACGAGGATGATTTGCGGAGGGATGCAACTCTTTTATTCACTTATACTGATGCCATGGGTAGATCGGTAACTTTTAACGATCCCGACAACCCGCCGCTACCGTTCGGGGGGTATAATGACCCCAAAGGTATCGGCTTTGGAAAATTAAAGGATGGTCAAAATGATGTCTCACCTTTTGCTCATGAAAACGACCTTATTTTTATGCGGTATGCCGATGTACTCTTAATGCTCGCGGAATCGCTAAACGAATCTGGAGATTCCGCAGAAGCACTTCCGTATCTGAATCAGGTTAGGGATAGAGCAGGACTAGAGGATGTAGATACAACAGACCAAGGAGAATTGCGAGATTTCATAAAACAAGAACGCAAATGGGAGCTAGCCGGCGAATATACCGAATATCCTGATTTACAGCGATGGGGAGACATCGAATCATCGTTGGAAAACAATGAGGATGCCGCCGTATTCGGGACTGTATATTCCCCGACGATTGAACTTTTGCCCATCCCACAAAGCCAAATTGACGCAAACGAAAATCTAGTACAAAACCCCGGCTATTAA